The Vanrija pseudolonga chromosome 1, complete sequence genomic sequence AGTCGATCTCACGATCCCATCGACGTGTTGCCTTTGCCCAACCCACCTCCCACTCCCATGTCTCACACCACAACGGCCTACATCGTagccgccgtggccgtccTCCTAACGCTGACAATGGCATTCGGCAGAAAGAACAAGTTTGACGTGGCTGGGAAGGTACGTCCTGCTCCCCCTGCTCCCCCACCCAGTTCCCTCCGACgcgagctcacgcccccaCCAGTTCGTGTACATCCCCGGCGGCTCCGCAGGCCTCGGCGCgtccctcgccgaggcgctcctcaagcgcggcgcgcacgtcgccatcgtcgcgcgcgacgccaagcgcgccgaagCGACCGTGTCGCACCTCAAGACGTTCGCGTCCGACTCGCAAAAGGTGTTCTACGTCCAGGCGGACCTCACCTCGCGTACGGAATCCGACGCGGCCCTCGAAGCCGCGAGCAAGACGTTCGGCGCGAGCCCCGACTACGTCTTCCTCTGCGCGGGCTTCTCCAAGCCGCAGTACTTTGTCGAGGCGAGCCCCGAGGACCTGCAGAGCGGACTGGACGGCGTGTACTGGGTGTCGGCTTGGACCGCGCATGTGAGTGGATGGCgtgacgagcggcgcggcgaccgTTCCGGTCTCTGTGACACCTAATGGTTGGGAGATGGGGGATACTCCGCGATCGCAAGCATCAATCGCCGAGTCTGCAGACGGCTGCCAGAGGCcggtcgcgtcgctcgctcccccaccccaccccacccttTCACTAACACCCACCCCAGGCCGTCGTCAAGCGCTgggtcaaggagggcaagaagggcacGCTCACCTTTGTGTCCTCGTTCCTCGGGTACACCTCGTTTGCGGGCTACTCGCCGTACTCACCGGGCAAGTACGCTCTGCGTGGTGAGTCGTTGCGGACGCCCCTTTCCGTGCTCCTCCTAACTTGCCCTCCTCGCAGGCCTTGCCGACTCGCTGCGCTCCGAGCTCCAGCTGCACGACATCACCGTGCACCTGTACATGCCTGCGGGCATCCTGTCGCCAGGTTACGAGAACGAGCAGAAGACCAAGCCGGGGATCACGAAGCAgatcgaggagggcgacacGCCCATCGCGcccgaggctgctgctgcgctgttGATCAAGGGGCTCGAGCGGGGAAACTACCAGATCACAAACGACCTGGTCACGGacctcgtgcgcgtcgctAGCAAGGGGCCTGTGCCGGGTAATGGGCTGTTGGACCTCGTGTACGGGTTCATTGGATTTGTGCGTGTGGAGGAAGGGGGGAAGGGAATCAGAAGTACTGACGCTGCAGATCGGCCTGCCCAtctggcgcgccgacgtcgactcCAAGATCCGCAAGGCCGCCCCGGCCGTCACGGCAgagctcaaggccaagggcgtgTTGTAGAGCGCATGACATTGGTACCATTGCGCCGCTGCGGAATGCGGCTGGGCTTAGCTTGGCCAAGCAAGCATGCGCAAGCACTGATGACTCCGCACGGTGGCCATGGCCAAGACTTTGTGGCGTGCTCGCGATAGGAGACCGGCACGCTGACCATTCACCGCGCTGTCAGCTATCACTGGTATCATTGGAAATGGCGATAACTAAGCGGTGCTTGTCTCCCGGCTTCGTTGCGAGCAATGTCTTGGACACCGAGGGGGCCGTTGGAAATCGCATGGACACCGACCATTGTCAGCGTGATACCCAACGCTCGGCTCGCCCGtgtcctccttgtcctcaCTACTCCCTCGcctcgcttcgctcgcgcGTCTCTGGCACACACGTTGACATGCAACTGATGCTACAATAACTCGTACTACTACTATAAGGAATGTGCTCTTCCCATCCACCACTACCAGTTCTTGAGGCTGTACGAAATCTTCTGGCCAAACGACAGCTGCTTGTAGCGctggtcctcctcgtcgtcgtcctcgacgtcgtggaACTCGCGGGCACCCGAGTTGAGGTCCATCTCGTGGAGACGAACGTAGCTCGTTTTGCGGATGAGCTTGAAGCCAACGTAGCCAATGACGTAGACGGGGATGCCGATGTAGTGGGTAATGAACGTCTTGTAGCCAGTCGTGCCGAACGCCGACATGGGCATGAACGAGTCAAAGCCCTTGAAGAAGATGATGATGCagacgagggggagggcgatGTACGAGAGGTAGGGCTCGAGGCTCGAGGTGTAAgggagcgacgagcggggGATGCCCTGGGCCTTCATGCCGCGGGTGAAGCCAATGTGCGAGGCGAGGATGGAGATCCATGCAAGACCACCAAAGACGGACACCGAGTTGACAAAGTAGTTGAACACGGTAAGAGCCGACTCGGCAGCGACAAGGTAGGCGAGGCCCATGAAGCATCCAGTGAAGGCaaaggcggcgagggggacACCGCGCTTGGTGCAGTAGCGGAAGATGCGGGGGGCGTTGCCGTCCATGGCCATGCCGTAGAGGGTACGCGAGGCAATGTACTGGTCCGAGTTGGCAGCCGAGATGGTGAACATGAGGATACAGGCGTTGATGATGTGGGGGAGGACCTTGATGTGGGCGGCctggatggcgacgacgtaaggcgacgcggcggcaccaccaccggtacccttcttggcggcggcggcaaggagcgGGTCGTTGGAGTCGACAATCATACCGATAATGAGTGTGCCGAGGATGTAGAAGAAGAGGATACGGTAGAAGGTCTTGCGGATAGCCGAGGGGACCGTCTTGCGGGGGTTCTTGGCCTCACCGACGGTGacaccgacgagctcggtACCCATGTAggcgaagagggcgaggatgagggcgTTGACAAAGCCGAGGAActtgccgaggctgccgggCTGCTTGTAGGCCTTGAAGGCCTTGCCGTTCTTCCAGTAGCGGAATCCGAGGCGCTCCTGGCCGGGGACACCTCCGAGGTCGATGATGAGACCGAGGAGGATCAGACCGGTGAGGGTGACGACCTTGAGGAGGGAGAGCCAgaactcgacctcgccgaaCCACTTGATACCGAGCAAGTTGAGCGCAAAGACGAGCGCGACAAGGATCGTGACCCATGCGGCACCGTTGATCTTGGCGTTCCAGAAACGAATGACGAGCGCACCAGCGACAATCTGGTTGGGCGAGATGATGAGGTACTTGCAGAGGTAGACGAGGGCGGTAGCGAAGCCGAACGCGGGGTCGACGCAGCGGGTGGCGTGGCCGGCGAAACCCTTCTTGGAGGGGAACTTGGTCGACATCTCACCGAGGGCAATCATGACCGAGAAACAGCTGTGCggtgtgtgagcggggtTGCCCGGTGTTCGGTGCAATCGGTGCATTCTGCCACTTTGCCACTGGGCTGTGTGTGCTGTGCGGGGCTGCGAGCATGTTTCCGTGGGCTCCACGGGCTCCTCCGCACACGGCGGATGTACGGATGCCCGCGATCCCGCCGAGGTACATGCACACACGCATATGCACACGCGCTCCTGCCTGCCACCACGCGTCCACCAGTGTCCATGCGCTGTGCCATGTGCCAAGCGCTTGGAAACAGATACGCGAGGGCCGgggcgctggctggcacgcgcgtcgtggtcgcgtGCGCACGCACTCCCCCTGCGAAGCGAACGAAAACGAAAAGTCTGCCGCCTGCCACTCACCAGAAACCCATGATAACGTAGGACAGGAAGAGGGACGCGGGGCCGGAGCGGATGAGCGACGTGCCCGAGCCAATGACGAGACCGGTacctgcggcggcgtgagcgatGGGCTTGGGGTCATTGGACGCGGCGTGGGGACGAGCGGTAACCttgccgctcgtcgcgagcgagcgagcgagcaagccaGCGAGGCAAGACAAGCGAGGTGATGACGAGGTGTGCCAAGTCGTGCATGCTCCGCCGGATGTACCGGCCTGGATgacggcggaggcggcggcggcggcggggaaaAGCCACAACCGGACCCGCTCCGAGGGTAGGGGTATAGCCTCTTGGCGCTTTCAAAcccgcagccagccaggcacaaatgcaccaccacaaccaccactgGCGTCACGGGTACGTTGCTGGCTGGagcaccgccgacgagcccggtGTGCACGGGGACAACCCACACTGTGGAgagtggggtgggtgagggctggtgggtgggtggtgggccATGGTGGAGCCAGCTCGAGGTCACCAACAGCATGCTCATCGCTGCCGCCGATACCAACACCGACGCCCATCCTTTGACGCGCCGTGCCCCCGTCCCGCGGTCACGCAGTGTTTGCCTCGCCTGCCGCTCCCCGCTCCTCGCGACGCGTCCTACTGCCTGACACAACACTACTACTCACCGATAGCACCACCGATGGCGATCATACTAATCTGCCTAGGCTTGAGCGAACGGTGCGTCTCCTCCTGCTGGGGCTCTCCAGCGTCGACATGGTAGTCGTCCTGGGCGGCATAGACGTGGTCGGTAGCGAGGGCCTTCTCATTGTTGCCCTCGTACGGCCCCATCTCGTTCTTGTACTCGTTGGTACCGTTGTTGTAGTTGTTGTAGCCCGACATGGTGGGCGCGCTGCttgctgtggtggtggcgagcggcgagcgagcaactAGCGGGGAGTGGACGGGGGGCAGAGGGCTGGTGGTGCCCAAGCTGTCCTTTTAAAGCAGTGGCGCGGGACCTGGCCTGGCACCGCTGTGTGCAGTCACACCCCAAacatccacccacccacaccacacactGCCGCGGCACATTCGATATCCTCGTGCCACCAGTGTTGCCTCTCTGCCTCCCCGCCCCTGATCGACGAGACTGACACACTACAAGCGGGCCGACACGGATAAGTGCTGTAACCCCTGACGAGTGAACTGTCCAATCTCGACCGAGAACCCCGagggagcgcgcggcccCACATGACCAGACCCACCATCCAGCATCCCATGCGTATCTTGGCATTTCTGCTATTGGCATTGGGCAGCAAAGCTGGGGCCGAAAGGACAGCAACGATGGGAAATGGAAGGCTGGGGGGCGGCCCCAAGGGCCTGACGACAGAATGACACCGTATCAAACCTACCGACCCGGCTGCTGCAACCTCTGCGTTCGGTATTTGCCCTGCTGCCCTTTCGATTCTCCTCCCCCTGAGGAGTACTCGTAATTTGATGACGGTGCGCGTACTCTCGCTTGGTTGGTTGGGTCGTGGAGCTGCAGCGCAGCTGGGTACTGCCAAGTCCACTAGTGTGGATTGGCTCGTCGCAAAGGCAGAAGACCACAGGCGGGCAGGCGGCAAGGCGGCATGCATGCCACTTGCAgtccacacccaccccacacgCGCCTCTCGTCTGTTACCCGCCTCGCCTGCCAAACTCTAACGAGGCActgcttgcctgcctgcctgtctgTCCGGCCCCAGTGCCGCCTGGCGTTCTGGCGCCGCATTACTTCCGGGATATGGATGACTGTGgcccctcgtcctctgctCTGATGCCTTGCTGGCCACACTGACACAAATGTCATCCGGTTCTACCGGCGGGGTGCAAGGTTTCAAAAGTGACCCGTCCACTGCCTTGGCACTGTGCACGGGGGTCGCCCGTGTAGGTggcgcccatgccgccgcgaGGTGCTAGGGCCCAGTTAACCGACCTTATCTCACCCGTCGCGGCCACCCTGCCTTCACGTGATGGGCCGCGgcgttcgcgctcgcccactcactcctcACTCAATGCAACCACCCAGCCAACGACGAACGCCGCACGTCCCGCCCGCTCCACCGTCGTCACTGCCACACCGCACCGCGCGACTCCACACTCGTCTGCGAATAGCACAGgctccgccggcggcggaggcgacggTCTAGAACAATACGAACGCGGGATGCATCATGGCGAGGCCTTGCTCTTCCTCGTTCCCCCTCCGACGGCACAGCAGCAACGCTCAAACGAGCAGGCGCAGGTAGGCCATGCCCAAAGGCCAAGCCACACGCCTCGGTTGTAGCTTGCCAGCGCCGCTTCTACCTTTTCGAATTCGAGTTCGAATTTCGCCCCAACCCTCCCTGTGTCGCTTTTTCTTTGCCTTGCCTCTGACAACGTCGCCGCGAGCTTGGACCCACTCTTCGGCCCCGTTGTCGTCGACTGCGGGGTACATTGGGGCCAGCGGAGGGCCGCATGTGTGatcgtcgagcacgtcgtcgtggagTGACAACCTCGCTCGCACCAGCCAGCAAACCGTCCGTTCCGTCTCAATAATGCCCACTTATCGTGCCCGTGACCTCGTCCACCAAGCCGCACGATCCCGAAACATGCCGAGTGtggccatcgccgccggtgctATGTTTTCCCATCTCGCAGTGGGCAGTGCTGcaccgtgtcgtcggcgtcggactCGGAGCACCGCCAACAATCCACATACATGCATGCGGGCAAGTCCGAGAcgctccgtcgccgcctccacgtctccaccaccacccacatTCCCCACCCCCACTTCGCGTAGCCCCGTGAGCCGaggcacctcgccgcccctgGTCTTACCTTGTCTAAGCGAACGGTGGTTCTTGGCATCGCCGCAGCAACAGTGTAAACGAGTGAGTGCGAGCACCGAGCAGCTTGTTGCGTGCTGTGGCTGCTGCGTGGCGCCCAACTAGCACTTCCCAGTCCTGACTTGAGGTCTTGCACAGACCCCGGTGTCTTACGGGATGTCCGGAGGGCGAAAAGACCGAGGTTGGCCTGCGGGGCGTGTACTTCCGCTGCCAAGGGAGCCgcggcttggcggccgcTAGCCGCCTACAGCCTTCCCTGTGGGTGTGGCAGTCGTACCGCCGGCCTCCCCCACGTCCTCGTTGCGTATTCGCCAACGGTGCATCTTCGGCTTCCCCGAGAAAAGGTGCGGACGAGTGGGGAGAGTGTTCGAAATACCTGCTTTGAAAGCGGCGATAGTGGACAGGGATCGGGCAGTTGTGGGAACGACTGCTAGGGAATCGGCGAcactcgccggcggcagcggcgaacGTCGTGCGATGTTGCCAACGCAACAGCCAACTTGACTTTGTCACTCACCTTCTCAACAGAATCGATGCTGTCGGCCCATGCCGCAACTCAACTGAAGAAACTGACCGAGAGGGGAGCTTCTCAGTGAcagcccgacgcggcggcgccccgCGAGCCGCTGGACGATTTGTAACGCCGCTGCGGGGCTTGGCCGCCGGAGTTGTGGGTTGGAGTGGAGGGCCGGAGTTGTGCGTTgaagtggaggtggtgaGTGGAGGACAACCTGCGGGCCGAGGCTCGACACAGCTGCTGGATAAGTACGAGCGAATGTCTATTCATTTCTACTCATCGATTCTAATACTATATGTTCTTTGAAATGTCCACAACTTTcagacgaagaagaagacggcTCGCTGGAACCACTTACTTCCAGAAGAGGGCCTGGCCGTTGAAGCCCTTGGACAGCTCAGTGCCCTGGGGAAGGTCGTAGCGCTCAAAGTGCTGGAAGAACTTGAACTTGCCAGGGGCGGTGATCTTGAACGCGCGGATGGCGCGGTAAGACGGCACGAGGACGTACATGAGGTCGTAGGTGCCGCGGTGGCCGATCGCGACGTCGGTGATGGCCGCGTTggtgccgaggtggtggtgcgacTTCACAGTGCCCTTGAGGGTGGTGGGGTCGACCGAGATCTCAGTCACGTTGCTggtgacggcgtcgacgaggaagaagcTTTTGGTGAGCTCCGACTGGGCGGTCCAGCAGAcggccatctcgccgtcAAGAGTGCCAGGGACGGCAGAGGGGTTGGCGCCGAAGCGGAACACCTCGAAGCCCGAAGCGGGGTCGGGCGAGACGAACACGCCGGGGTTGACAGAGTCCTCAACAAGCGCGAAGGGCAGCTGAGCAGGCGTCTTggtgggctcggcggcgagggtcgAGCCGGTGATGGCGTACGTGTAGATCGAGCCCGGCTGGAGCTGGGCGGTCGAGTTGGCGGGGGGAGGGATACCCTTGATGGCGACGTGGAGGGCCGAGCCGTCGCGGGCGAAGGTGATGGACGAAGGGGTACCGGGGAGGCTGCAGTAGGTCGTCAGTGGCGCTCGGGTCGTTTCAGCTCGCCGTATGTACTTACTTCatgggcggggtggtgaggTTGAAGCCGAAGGTGCGGTCCCAGCCGGCCATGTGCGACCAGCCGCTAGCACCAGCCTCGTAACAAGCAAAGCCGTTCACCTTGCCGGCGTTGAGGACACAGAGggtcttgccgtcggcgctcgcACCGAGCGAGTTGGGGAACTCGCCGTACGAGGGGAACGTGCCGGCGAGCTTGGggttggcggggtcggccGCGTCAATGTCGAACACGCTGAAGGTGTTGGAGCCCGAGTTGACGTTGAGGACCTGCTTGCCGACCACGATGACCGAGTTGGACGAGACGAGGGGGTCGGGCTGGCGGTGTGTCAGCACAGGAATGCGGGGGTGCGAATGTGCCACTCCCACACCGCGCCACTTACGTGGTTCACCTCGGGGCCAGGCATGTTGATGGTCG encodes the following:
- the TSC10 gene encoding 3-ketodihydrosphingosine reductase TSC10, with translation MSHTTTAYIVAAVAVLLTLTMAFGRKNKFDVAGKFVYIPGGSAGLGASLAEALLKRGAHVAIVARDAKRAEATVSHLKTFASDSQKVFYVQADLTSRTESDAALEAASKTFGASPDYVFLCAGFSKPQYFVEASPEDLQSGLDGVYWVSAWTAHAVVKRWVKEGKKGTLTFVSSFLGYTSFAGYSPYSPGKYALRGLADSLRSELQLHDITVHLYMPAGILSPGYENEQKTKPGITKQIEEGDTPIAPEAAAALLIKGLERGNYQITNDLVTDLVRVASKGPVPGNGLLDLVYGFIGFIGLPIWRADVDSKIRKAAPAVTAELKAKGVL
- the DIP5_0 gene encoding Dicarboxylic amino acid permease, which produces MSGYNNYNNGTNEYKNEMGPYEGNNEKALATDHVYAAQDDYHVDAGEPQQEETHRSLKPRQISMIAIGGAIGTGLVIGSGTSLIRSGPASLFLSYVIMGFCCFSVMIALGEMSTKFPSKKGFAGHATRCVDPAFGFATALVYLCKYLIISPNQIVAGALVIRFWNAKINGAAWVTILVALVFALNLLGIKWFGEVEFWLSLLKVVTLTGLILLGLIIDLGGVPGQERLGFRYWKNGKAFKAYKQPGSLGKFLGFVNALILALFAYMGTELVGVTVGEAKNPRKTVPSAIRKTFYRILFFYILGTLIIGMIVDSNDPLLAAAAKKGTGGGAAASPYVVAIQAAHIKVLPHIINACILMFTISAANSDQYIASRTLYGMAMDGNAPRIFRYCTKRGVPLAAFAFTGCFMGLAYLVAAESALTVFNYFVNSVSVFGGLAWISILASHIGFTRGMKAQGIPRSSLPYTSSLEPYLSYIALPLVCIIIFFKGFDSFMPMSAFGTTGYKTFITHYIGIPVYVIGYVGFKLIRKTSYVRLHEMDLNSGAREFHDVEDDDEEDQRYKQLSFGQKISYSLKNW